Proteins encoded by one window of Glycine soja cultivar W05 chromosome 15, ASM419377v2, whole genome shotgun sequence:
- the LOC114387795 gene encoding YTH domain-containing protein ECT4-like isoform X1 produces the protein MEVYDVSETRNHDADMIEGADLNSHFTSPNIERTEVMINEGAPEFFVDQNLYYPAATNYGYYCSGFGTPGEQEDQHRIFGVDGPNIQFTGAQNESFPYVYYSYGYAQSPYNPYNPYIPGAMIGADGSFGGGQHYYTLPNYQSPVSAPGYIPLVQPDNFSDSSADSFFGASASVSKPDGRGLKPKFNSASGNFSRNSSIFLSNQTSSLARASERPRANDGRKQGLTHASVSGSSFLNLASPAVHQSAVAKLRPKLHIGKAVPNGGNGSSDVLGEQNRGPRVGRSKHQLSVKAYTTMAGDGNEQGNIVIYPDQYNMEDFPLGYENAKFFVIKSYSEDDVHKSIKYNVWSSTPHGNKKLENAYEDAKKIAAEKSEVCPIFLLFSVNASGQFCGVAEMVGTVDFSKNMDFWQQDKWSGSFPVKWHIIKDVPNPNFRHIILENNENKPVTNSRDAQEIMYLKGLEMLKIFKNHTLKTSLLDDFMYYENRQKIMQDEKAKFLVKSFDSPIFVPVLEAPQKLNFFVDVPTDNYEKNLKPKDDSDGLKHISFSSPEQIVGNSDVTGIKHAHDEKDEKIAVDKEHISSILKIGSVTIAPKQVEAKQSVSNGNKEPVDVLTVGSMQVKVNGFPSSSGFLKVGSTPFDARALQPGKGDAAVKSGSQR, from the exons ATGGAAGTGTATGATGTTTCTGAAACTAGAAACCATGATGCAGACATG ATTGAAGGTGCTGATTTAAATTCACACTTCACGAGCCCAAATATTGAACGAACTGAGGTCATGATTAACGAAGGAGCCCCTGAGTTTTTTGTTGACCAGAACTTGTATTACCCTGCTGCCACCAATTATGGGTATTACTGCTCAG GATTTGGAACACCCGGGGAACAGGAGGACCAGCATAGGATTTTTGGTGTAGATGGTCCCAATATTCAGTTCACG GGTGCACAAAATGAAAGTTTTCCGTATGTATATTATAGCTATGGATATGCACAGTCTCCATACAATCCATACAATCCTTACATTCCTGGTGCTATGATTGGAGCTGATGGCTCATTTGGAGGAGGACAACATTATTATACCCTCCCCAATTATCAAAGTCCAGTTTCTGCACCTGGTTATATTCCCCTTGTTCAACCTGACAATTTTTCTGATAGTTCTGCGGATTCCTTTTTTGGAGCCAGTGCTTCTGTCAGTAAACCTGATGGAAGAGGTTTGAAACCTAAGTTCAATTCAGCTTCTGGTAACTTTTCTAGGaactcttcaatttttttatcgaATCAGACAAGTTCCTTGGCCAGGGCATCAGAAAGGCCGAGAGCTAATGATGGGAGGAAGCAAGGTTTGACACATGCAAGTGTTTCTGGGAGTAGTTTTCTCAATTTAGCTTCACCAGCTGTTCATCAG TCTGCAGTTGCTAAACTTAGGCCGAAGCTTCACATTGGCAAAGCAGTGCCAAATGGTGGAAATGGGAGCTCTGATGTATTGGGTGAGCAAAATCGAGGCCCTAGAGTTGGTAGATCAAAACATCAGCTGTCTGTGAAAGCCTATACAACCATGGCAGGAGATGGTAATGAACAGGGAAACATTGTCATTTATCCTGATCAATATAATATGGAGGACTTTCCCCTTGGCTATGAAAATGCCaagttttttgttataaaatcaTATAGTGAGGATGATGTGCACAAAAGCATTAAATATAATGTGTGGTCGTCAACACCTCATGGAAACAAGAAGTTGGAGAATGCTTATGAGGATGCAAAGAAAATAGCAGCTGAAAAGTCTGAAGTGTGCCCTATTTTCCTATTGTTTTCT GTTAATGCAAGTGGACAGTTCTGTGGGGTTGCAGAGATGGTTGGTACAGTTGACTTTAGCAAGAATATGGACTTTTGGCAGCAAGATAAATGGAGTGGAAGCTTTCCTGTGAAGTGGCACATTATAAAAGATGTACCAAATCCAAATTTTAGGCACATTATACTGGAGAACAATGAAAATAAGCCAGTAACTAATAGCAGAGACGCACAAGAG ATAATGTATTTGAAAGGTTTGGAAATGctgaaaatattcaaaaatcaTACAttgaagacatctttgcttgatgACTTTATGTACTATGAAAACCGTCAAAAGATCATGCAGGATGAGAAAGCCAAGTTTCTAGTCAAGAGTTTTGATAGTCCAATATTTGTACCAGTATTAGAAGCTCCCcaaaagttgaatttttttgttgatgtacCAACAGACAATTATGAGAAGAATTTGAAGCCCAAGGATGATTCTGATGGCTTGAAACATATTTCATTTTCAAGTCCTGAGCAGATTGTTGGTAATTCTGATGTCACTGGCATCAAGCATGCGCATGAtgaaaaagatgagaaaattgCTGTTGATAAAGAACATATTTCTTCTATCTTAAAGATTGGTTCAGTCACTATTGCCCCCAAACAAGTTGAGGCTAAGCAATCCGTCAGCAATGGTAATAAAGAACCAGTTGATGTTCTTACAGTAGGCTCAATGCAGGTCAAAGTTAATGGGTTTCCTTCGTCTTCTGGTTTCTTGAAGGTTGGCAGTACCCCATTTGATGCAAGAGCATTACAACCGGGAAAAGGAGATGCTGCCGTTAAAAGTGGATCACAACGTTAA
- the LOC114387795 gene encoding YTH domain-containing protein ECT4-like isoform X2, translated as MINEGAPEFFVDQNLYYPAATNYGYYCSGFGTPGEQEDQHRIFGVDGPNIQFTGAQNESFPYVYYSYGYAQSPYNPYNPYIPGAMIGADGSFGGGQHYYTLPNYQSPVSAPGYIPLVQPDNFSDSSADSFFGASASVSKPDGRGLKPKFNSASGNFSRNSSIFLSNQTSSLARASERPRANDGRKQGLTHASVSGSSFLNLASPAVHQSAVAKLRPKLHIGKAVPNGGNGSSDVLGEQNRGPRVGRSKHQLSVKAYTTMAGDGNEQGNIVIYPDQYNMEDFPLGYENAKFFVIKSYSEDDVHKSIKYNVWSSTPHGNKKLENAYEDAKKIAAEKSEVCPIFLLFSVNASGQFCGVAEMVGTVDFSKNMDFWQQDKWSGSFPVKWHIIKDVPNPNFRHIILENNENKPVTNSRDAQEIMYLKGLEMLKIFKNHTLKTSLLDDFMYYENRQKIMQDEKAKFLVKSFDSPIFVPVLEAPQKLNFFVDVPTDNYEKNLKPKDDSDGLKHISFSSPEQIVGNSDVTGIKHAHDEKDEKIAVDKEHISSILKIGSVTIAPKQVEAKQSVSNGNKEPVDVLTVGSMQVKVNGFPSSSGFLKVGSTPFDARALQPGKGDAAVKSGSQR; from the exons ATGATTAACGAAGGAGCCCCTGAGTTTTTTGTTGACCAGAACTTGTATTACCCTGCTGCCACCAATTATGGGTATTACTGCTCAG GATTTGGAACACCCGGGGAACAGGAGGACCAGCATAGGATTTTTGGTGTAGATGGTCCCAATATTCAGTTCACG GGTGCACAAAATGAAAGTTTTCCGTATGTATATTATAGCTATGGATATGCACAGTCTCCATACAATCCATACAATCCTTACATTCCTGGTGCTATGATTGGAGCTGATGGCTCATTTGGAGGAGGACAACATTATTATACCCTCCCCAATTATCAAAGTCCAGTTTCTGCACCTGGTTATATTCCCCTTGTTCAACCTGACAATTTTTCTGATAGTTCTGCGGATTCCTTTTTTGGAGCCAGTGCTTCTGTCAGTAAACCTGATGGAAGAGGTTTGAAACCTAAGTTCAATTCAGCTTCTGGTAACTTTTCTAGGaactcttcaatttttttatcgaATCAGACAAGTTCCTTGGCCAGGGCATCAGAAAGGCCGAGAGCTAATGATGGGAGGAAGCAAGGTTTGACACATGCAAGTGTTTCTGGGAGTAGTTTTCTCAATTTAGCTTCACCAGCTGTTCATCAG TCTGCAGTTGCTAAACTTAGGCCGAAGCTTCACATTGGCAAAGCAGTGCCAAATGGTGGAAATGGGAGCTCTGATGTATTGGGTGAGCAAAATCGAGGCCCTAGAGTTGGTAGATCAAAACATCAGCTGTCTGTGAAAGCCTATACAACCATGGCAGGAGATGGTAATGAACAGGGAAACATTGTCATTTATCCTGATCAATATAATATGGAGGACTTTCCCCTTGGCTATGAAAATGCCaagttttttgttataaaatcaTATAGTGAGGATGATGTGCACAAAAGCATTAAATATAATGTGTGGTCGTCAACACCTCATGGAAACAAGAAGTTGGAGAATGCTTATGAGGATGCAAAGAAAATAGCAGCTGAAAAGTCTGAAGTGTGCCCTATTTTCCTATTGTTTTCT GTTAATGCAAGTGGACAGTTCTGTGGGGTTGCAGAGATGGTTGGTACAGTTGACTTTAGCAAGAATATGGACTTTTGGCAGCAAGATAAATGGAGTGGAAGCTTTCCTGTGAAGTGGCACATTATAAAAGATGTACCAAATCCAAATTTTAGGCACATTATACTGGAGAACAATGAAAATAAGCCAGTAACTAATAGCAGAGACGCACAAGAG ATAATGTATTTGAAAGGTTTGGAAATGctgaaaatattcaaaaatcaTACAttgaagacatctttgcttgatgACTTTATGTACTATGAAAACCGTCAAAAGATCATGCAGGATGAGAAAGCCAAGTTTCTAGTCAAGAGTTTTGATAGTCCAATATTTGTACCAGTATTAGAAGCTCCCcaaaagttgaatttttttgttgatgtacCAACAGACAATTATGAGAAGAATTTGAAGCCCAAGGATGATTCTGATGGCTTGAAACATATTTCATTTTCAAGTCCTGAGCAGATTGTTGGTAATTCTGATGTCACTGGCATCAAGCATGCGCATGAtgaaaaagatgagaaaattgCTGTTGATAAAGAACATATTTCTTCTATCTTAAAGATTGGTTCAGTCACTATTGCCCCCAAACAAGTTGAGGCTAAGCAATCCGTCAGCAATGGTAATAAAGAACCAGTTGATGTTCTTACAGTAGGCTCAATGCAGGTCAAAGTTAATGGGTTTCCTTCGTCTTCTGGTTTCTTGAAGGTTGGCAGTACCCCATTTGATGCAAGAGCATTACAACCGGGAAAAGGAGATGCTGCCGTTAAAAGTGGATCACAACGTTAA